A portion of the Sphaerochaeta pleomorpha str. Grapes genome contains these proteins:
- a CDS encoding metal ABC transporter solute-binding protein, Zn/Mn family produces MKTKTRVAVTCTLVLLLTPLLFASGKNESKSTLNKPIIAVSILPQSYFVQRIAGPLVDVVTLVGPGQSPHSYEPAPLQMAQLAQASCWILSKTDFEVSLQPKIASLYPNLKMVDGTLGVVFRFLENHEEEGDVHVSATGLEIDRHSWLGHQNALILCRQILDTLLVLLPDEQATLEKNYEAFVDEINTTFAELKISLAPLRGSTVFVYHPSFGYFFDEFGITQEAVETGGKEPTAKALSELIAKAKAEQVTSIFVQAQFPVRAADTVAKAVGAQVLALDPLSEDWLANIRSMGDALLTASQLKR; encoded by the coding sequence ATGAAAACCAAAACCCGTGTGGCCGTTACCTGTACCTTGGTACTTTTACTAACCCCACTTCTTTTTGCTTCTGGAAAAAATGAATCGAAATCGACTCTTAATAAACCTATCATAGCAGTCAGTATTCTCCCGCAGTCCTATTTTGTGCAGAGAATCGCAGGCCCTCTGGTTGATGTCGTCACGCTTGTTGGCCCAGGTCAGAGCCCCCATTCCTATGAACCAGCCCCCTTGCAGATGGCCCAACTTGCCCAGGCCAGTTGCTGGATTCTTTCAAAGACTGACTTCGAGGTTTCCTTGCAGCCAAAGATTGCTTCCCTGTATCCGAATCTGAAAATGGTCGATGGGACTTTGGGGGTGGTTTTCCGGTTCCTTGAGAACCATGAGGAAGAAGGAGACGTCCATGTTTCGGCTACAGGGCTTGAAATTGACCGTCATTCCTGGCTTGGCCATCAGAATGCCCTCATTCTTTGCAGGCAAATCCTGGATACCCTTTTGGTTTTGCTCCCTGATGAGCAGGCTACCCTTGAAAAGAACTATGAGGCGTTTGTCGACGAAATCAATACAACCTTTGCAGAACTGAAAATATCCCTTGCTCCTTTGCGGGGAAGTACCGTTTTCGTGTATCATCCTTCCTTCGGGTATTTCTTCGATGAGTTCGGCATTACGCAGGAAGCGGTGGAAACCGGAGGCAAAGAGCCTACAGCCAAGGCGTTGAGTGAACTTATCGCAAAGGCCAAGGCCGAACAGGTGACATCAATCTTCGTACAGGCCCAATTTCCTGTACGTGCCGCAGATACCGTTGCAAAAGCTGTCGGGGCACAGGTTCTGGCTCTCGACCCGCTTAGTGAAGACTGGTTGGCCAATATTCGCAGTATGGGTGATGCCTTGTTGACCGCTTCTCAGCTCAAGAGGTAA
- a CDS encoding Fur family transcriptional regulator: MTKARMAVLALLSEATRPLCASEIAGLVDSQYDLATIYRTLHYLEDHDFADSFILHCSVHGTERYYSSIEKAGACHHHWFHCEQCHRFIDLGGCNLENLLRTYEKENGIVITDHTFFLTGICPECNASKLERITDI; encoded by the coding sequence ATGACCAAAGCAAGAATGGCTGTACTTGCCTTGCTTAGTGAGGCAACGAGACCGCTCTGTGCCTCAGAGATAGCAGGTCTGGTAGATAGCCAGTATGACTTGGCAACCATCTACCGCACGCTCCATTATCTGGAGGACCATGACTTTGCAGACTCCTTTATTCTCCATTGCAGTGTCCATGGTACCGAACGGTATTATTCATCGATAGAGAAGGCTGGTGCTTGCCATCACCATTGGTTTCACTGTGAGCAGTGCCACAGGTTTATTGACCTGGGAGGGTGCAACCTTGAAAACCTGCTACGAACCTACGAAAAGGAAAACGGAATTGTCATAACCGACCATACATTCTTTCTTACCGGGATATGCCCTGAGTGTAATGCATCGAAATTGGAAAGGATCACAGACATCTAA
- a CDS encoding metal ABC transporter permease, translating into MNSFLGFFSALVNPDFPFLRNALVAGFLSSVLFGVLGSIVTVKRIAGLAGAISHAVLGGIGIALYLSATGKVPGLQPMVGAIVFAVLAAGIIGFVSLKAKQREDTVINAIWAIGMSIGVLFMAKTPGYTDPSSYLFGNILLISEQNLIMLAVLDCIVVFLSWRFYPQIEASSFDEEFAQVRGIPTQAVFLLILSTTAIAVVLLQTFVGIVMVIAMLTLPAGTAGYSARDLSGMMILGTIYASLFSLGGLATGWALDLPVGAMVVVIAGAVFLGTAVGKMLVQHRRKS; encoded by the coding sequence ATGAATAGTTTTCTCGGTTTCTTTTCTGCCTTGGTGAATCCTGATTTCCCGTTTTTGCGCAATGCCTTGGTTGCCGGGTTCTTGTCCTCAGTGCTTTTTGGGGTCTTGGGGTCCATTGTTACGGTCAAACGTATTGCCGGTCTTGCAGGTGCTATCTCGCATGCGGTACTCGGCGGCATCGGCATTGCACTCTATCTTTCGGCCACCGGTAAGGTTCCTGGTTTGCAGCCTATGGTGGGGGCAATTGTCTTTGCCGTTCTTGCCGCTGGGATTATCGGATTTGTTTCTTTGAAGGCAAAACAGCGTGAAGATACCGTTATCAATGCGATTTGGGCAATAGGAATGAGTATTGGGGTATTGTTTATGGCAAAAACTCCTGGATATACCGACCCTTCCAGTTATCTCTTTGGTAATATCCTCTTGATTTCCGAGCAAAATCTCATCATGTTGGCAGTTCTCGACTGCATTGTGGTCTTCCTCTCCTGGCGGTTTTACCCCCAGATAGAGGCCTCCTCTTTCGATGAGGAGTTTGCCCAGGTAAGGGGAATTCCTACCCAGGCAGTGTTTTTGCTCATCTTGAGCACAACGGCCATTGCCGTCGTCCTTTTACAGACCTTCGTTGGGATTGTCATGGTCATTGCCATGCTTACCCTGCCTGCAGGGACTGCAGGATATTCGGCACGGGATCTTTCAGGGATGATGATATTGGGGACCATTTATGCGAGTTTGTTCTCGCTGGGAGGGCTTGCAACCGGATGGGCCCTCGATTTGCCGGTAGGTGCAATGGTCGTTGTTATTGCAGGGGCAGTCTTTTTAGGGACTGCAGTGGGAAAGATGCTGGTACAGCACAGGAGAAAATCCTGA
- a CDS encoding potassium channel family protein — MKSGYNSDSYGIIGLGRFGTALALELTKAGKEVVVLEIETEKLDAIKDQIANIYPVKSITRDVLRESGISHCGTVIVCIGKDVESNILVTMGVLEMGVPRVIAKATSIDHGKVLEKIGAEAVFPEIEMGTRLAHSLISTGTLDFLELCEDFSIANISLADKFNAQTIAELNFRKKYRLNIIVIIRDEKAISDITPDMTLRSGDIAVVAGSNEAIKAFEKANQN, encoded by the coding sequence ATGAAATCCGGGTATAATTCAGATTCCTATGGAATTATCGGGTTGGGAAGGTTTGGTACCGCCCTTGCACTTGAACTTACCAAAGCGGGTAAAGAAGTTGTGGTGTTGGAAATTGAGACAGAAAAGCTCGATGCTATCAAAGACCAGATTGCAAATATTTATCCTGTAAAAAGCATTACCCGTGATGTCCTGAGGGAGTCGGGGATTTCCCACTGTGGTACGGTAATTGTATGTATAGGCAAAGATGTAGAGTCAAATATCCTGGTAACGATGGGAGTCCTCGAAATGGGGGTACCCCGGGTAATTGCAAAGGCTACCAGTATCGACCATGGCAAAGTCCTTGAAAAAATCGGTGCAGAGGCAGTATTCCCAGAAATCGAAATGGGGACACGGCTTGCCCACTCGCTGATATCGACAGGAACCTTGGACTTTTTGGAATTGTGTGAGGATTTTTCTATCGCAAACATCTCGCTTGCCGATAAATTCAATGCGCAGACTATTGCGGAATTGAATTTCCGAAAAAAATATCGCTTGAATATTATCGTTATCATTAGGGATGAGAAAGCAATATCCGATATAACCCCCGATATGACCTTGAGATCTGGTGATATTGCCGTAGTTGCCGGGTCAAACGAAGCTATCAAAGCATTCGAGAAAGCAAACCAAAACTAA
- a CDS encoding MATE family efflux transporter, with protein sequence MEYINPIGVEKVSKLLVKFSVPAIVGMMVNALYNVVDRIFIGNSPDLGSYGIAGITIGFPIMIILLSIGLLFGVGGATLFSIRLGQKKYEEAEQALGNAFSLLVIAGLFFMVLGEFFLVPILSLFGASEQVLPFALEYMRYIFLGAVFQVVSIGMNNFIRADGNPKIAMCSMFLGAGVNTLLDPLFIFGFNMGMGGAALATVLAQAISSIWVISYFLGKRSRHKLRLVNMKPKKMVVSTIVNLGMPGFLMQLANSLLNVVLNKSLLFYGGDMAISAMGIVNSLQTILVMPVVGINQGVQPIISYNFGAKKFSRVKEAVKLAILAATAIVLTGYLGTRLIPQQLVSLFNRNPELLRFGSFALSRWLLLMPLIGFQIIGAHFFQAIGRPHSAMLLTLSRQVIFLIPALLVFPRLWGLEGLLYAAPFADFLSTLLTALMFAFGIKSLETKNPKL encoded by the coding sequence ATGGAATACATTAATCCCATCGGAGTAGAGAAAGTATCGAAATTGCTGGTAAAATTCTCCGTCCCCGCAATCGTGGGGATGATGGTGAATGCATTATACAATGTCGTTGACCGGATCTTCATCGGTAACAGCCCCGATCTGGGTTCATATGGTATAGCCGGAATTACCATAGGATTTCCCATCATGATCATCCTGCTCTCCATCGGGTTGCTTTTTGGAGTCGGCGGAGCGACACTCTTTTCTATCAGGCTGGGGCAAAAGAAATACGAAGAAGCCGAACAGGCTTTGGGCAATGCTTTTTCCCTGCTGGTGATCGCAGGTCTGTTTTTCATGGTCCTGGGGGAATTTTTTCTGGTTCCCATACTCTCCCTTTTCGGCGCAAGCGAACAGGTTCTGCCTTTTGCCCTCGAATATATGCGCTACATTTTTCTGGGTGCTGTTTTCCAGGTGGTAAGTATCGGCATGAACAATTTCATCAGGGCAGATGGGAATCCCAAAATTGCAATGTGCAGCATGTTTCTTGGCGCAGGGGTAAACACTCTGCTCGATCCCCTGTTCATCTTTGGCTTTAACATGGGAATGGGAGGGGCTGCCCTTGCTACGGTCCTTGCCCAGGCTATTTCCTCTATATGGGTTATTTCCTATTTTCTAGGGAAACGAAGCAGGCATAAACTGCGTTTGGTCAATATGAAGCCAAAGAAGATGGTTGTCAGTACCATTGTCAATCTGGGTATGCCTGGGTTTTTGATGCAGCTTGCAAACAGCCTGCTCAATGTTGTCCTCAATAAGTCCTTGCTATTCTATGGTGGTGATATGGCTATTTCTGCAATGGGAATTGTAAACAGTCTCCAGACCATTCTGGTTATGCCTGTAGTAGGGATCAACCAAGGGGTGCAGCCAATTATTAGCTATAATTTCGGGGCAAAGAAATTTTCCCGGGTCAAAGAGGCTGTGAAGCTTGCAATTCTGGCAGCAACGGCTATCGTCTTGACCGGATATCTGGGAACACGTTTAATTCCGCAACAACTGGTATCCCTTTTCAACCGCAATCCTGAACTATTGAGATTCGGAAGCTTTGCCTTAAGCCGCTGGCTGCTCCTTATGCCTCTGATCGGATTCCAGATCATCGGGGCACACTTTTTCCAGGCAATCGGACGCCCCCATTCAGCTATGCTTTTAACCCTGTCAAGACAGGTTATTTTCCTTATTCCTGCCTTGTTGGTTTTCCCCCGGCTATGGGGGCTGGAAGGTCTATTGTATGCAGCTCCGTTTGCAGATTTTCTCTCGACACTCCTTACTGCCTTGATGTTTGCTTTCGGGATTAAAAGTCTGGAAACGAAAAACCCGAAATTATAA
- a CDS encoding gamma carbonic anhydrase family protein translates to MVLSLLGKKATIEENTYLAPSADIIGDVTLGKKSSVWFHATLRGDVAPIVIGEGTNIQDNVVVHVSNGIPTRIGKNVTIGHGAIIHSCTIGEGCLIGMGAIILDEAVLQEDTMVGAGALVPPGKTFPPKTLLLGNPARVIRDLTEKEIEDMHENTRHYQEMAHAMAQEY, encoded by the coding sequence ATGGTTCTCTCATTGCTGGGGAAAAAAGCTACCATCGAAGAAAATACATATCTCGCCCCATCAGCCGATATCATCGGGGATGTGACACTGGGGAAGAAAAGCTCAGTTTGGTTTCATGCAACGCTACGTGGCGATGTAGCCCCCATTGTCATCGGGGAAGGCACAAATATCCAAGATAATGTGGTAGTCCATGTCTCAAACGGAATCCCTACCCGTATAGGGAAAAATGTAACAATAGGACATGGGGCGATCATCCATTCGTGCACCATCGGCGAAGGGTGCCTCATTGGCATGGGAGCAATTATCCTTGACGAAGCGGTACTGCAAGAAGATACCATGGTTGGGGCAGGAGCTTTGGTGCCCCCAGGGAAAACCTTTCCTCCAAAGACACTGCTACTGGGAAACCCTGCAAGAGTAATAAGGGACCTAACTGAAAAAGAAATAGAAGATATGCATGAAAACACACGCCATTACCAAGAAATGGCGCATGCAATGGCACAGGAATACTAG
- a CDS encoding phosphoenolpyruvate carboxykinase (GTP), whose amino-acid sequence MDSKYSELLKSKMNAKSYEKLTALRNDKIVDFVGLFAEHCNPASIYVCDDSKEDEEYIKAQALELGEEFKLAKNGQTIHWDGYGDQARDKVNTKYMVYKENLEKMKSLNSVEYEAGKEEIMGISKNIMAGKPAVVKFFCEGPAFSEFTIPCVQFTDSWYVAHSEAILYRPAYEHFKSMKDNDENFFKFIHSAGELDERGCTKNLDKRRIYMDKQNNIVYSMNAQYAGNSVGLKKHSMRLAINKAGQEGWLCEHMFLMACLNEEAGRKTYFAGAYPSACGKTSTAMIPGEQIVGDDIAYFRNIDGEFRGVNVEQGIFGIIKDVNAEDDPVIFANLMREQELIFSNVLRGPDNQPYWLGSGLDTPKKGDNHSGPDWFEGKTDAAGNKIPVAHGNSRYTMRLDYLENYDKEGFEAKKGVKVDGILYGGRDSDTCVPVEESASWEAGILIKACTLESETTSATLGKEGVRNPSPMANMDFVSYPLGEYTMNNIAFGKSVANPPKVFSTNYFLRTKEGKFCTDKLAKKVWLHWAEGRIHGEYEALDTPTGKIPLYEDLKVLFKKYLDLDYTLSEYTYQFTFRCTKWIEKLQRSIAYFKKMDANCPSTIFEAWEKEIATIEKAKAKFGDEIEPGKFSL is encoded by the coding sequence ATGGATTCCAAGTATTCAGAGTTACTCAAAAGCAAAATGAATGCTAAAAGTTATGAAAAACTTACGGCACTCAGGAACGACAAGATTGTTGATTTTGTTGGTCTTTTTGCTGAGCACTGCAATCCCGCCAGTATCTATGTCTGTGACGACAGTAAAGAAGATGAAGAGTATATCAAGGCACAGGCCCTGGAACTCGGTGAAGAGTTCAAGCTTGCCAAGAACGGACAGACTATCCACTGGGATGGCTACGGGGACCAGGCTCGTGACAAAGTAAACACGAAATACATGGTATACAAAGAGAATCTCGAGAAGATGAAAAGTCTCAATTCTGTTGAATATGAAGCTGGAAAAGAAGAAATCATGGGAATCTCCAAGAATATCATGGCTGGCAAACCTGCCGTTGTGAAATTCTTCTGCGAAGGTCCTGCTTTCTCCGAATTCACCATCCCGTGCGTTCAGTTTACCGATTCGTGGTATGTTGCCCATTCTGAGGCTATTCTTTACAGACCTGCCTATGAACATTTCAAGTCAATGAAAGACAACGACGAGAATTTCTTCAAGTTCATCCACTCCGCAGGGGAACTCGATGAACGCGGTTGTACTAAGAACCTTGACAAGCGCAGGATCTACATGGACAAGCAGAATAACATCGTGTATTCAATGAATGCCCAGTATGCCGGTAACTCCGTCGGTCTGAAGAAGCACTCCATGCGTCTTGCTATCAACAAGGCAGGACAGGAAGGCTGGCTCTGCGAACATATGTTCCTCATGGCTTGTCTGAATGAAGAAGCCGGAAGGAAGACCTACTTTGCAGGTGCCTATCCCTCAGCCTGTGGAAAAACCTCCACAGCCATGATCCCCGGCGAACAGATTGTCGGTGACGACATTGCCTATTTCAGGAACATCGACGGTGAATTCCGTGGTGTTAATGTTGAACAGGGTATTTTCGGTATCATCAAAGACGTCAATGCTGAAGATGACCCCGTAATTTTTGCAAACCTCATGCGCGAGCAGGAACTGATCTTCTCCAACGTCCTTCGTGGACCGGACAACCAGCCCTACTGGCTCGGCTCAGGACTCGACACTCCCAAAAAGGGTGACAACCACTCCGGTCCAGACTGGTTTGAGGGCAAGACCGATGCTGCCGGGAACAAGATTCCCGTTGCACACGGAAACTCCCGTTACACCATGAGACTCGACTACCTTGAAAACTATGACAAAGAAGGCTTCGAGGCTAAAAAGGGTGTTAAGGTTGACGGTATCCTCTATGGCGGACGCGATAGCGACACCTGTGTCCCTGTTGAAGAGTCAGCATCCTGGGAAGCCGGTATCCTCATCAAGGCCTGTACCTTGGAATCAGAAACCACTTCTGCAACCCTTGGTAAGGAAGGTGTAAGGAATCCTAGCCCGATGGCAAACATGGATTTCGTATCCTACCCTCTTGGCGAATATACGATGAACAACATCGCCTTCGGAAAGAGTGTTGCAAATCCTCCCAAGGTTTTCTCGACCAACTACTTCTTGAGAACCAAAGAAGGTAAATTCTGCACTGACAAGCTTGCCAAGAAGGTATGGTTGCACTGGGCTGAAGGAAGAATCCACGGTGAATATGAGGCTCTCGATACACCTACCGGAAAAATCCCTCTCTATGAGGATTTGAAGGTCCTGTTCAAAAAGTACCTTGATTTGGATTATACCCTTAGCGAATACACCTACCAGTTTACGTTCCGCTGTACCAAGTGGATCGAGAAACTCCAGAGGTCAATTGCTTACTTCAAGAAAATGGACGCCAATTGTCCTTCCACGATCTTTGAAGCTTGGGAAAAAGAAATTGCAACAATCGAGAAAGCCAAGGCAAAGTTCGGCGACGAAATTGAACCCGGCAAATTCTCTCTCTAA
- a CDS encoding rod shape-determining protein, with product MDKNNLSVGIDLGTSNLLIYVEGQGTLFNEPSIIAIDRATKKVICVGNDAAKLVGKTHDKFDVIRPLQGGVISDINLIQEILLFTLNRIFSSEIGVIKKLVICIPSEITNTEKEAIVELGHNLGIENTIIEQEIKAAALGSGIDIFAPKGYMIVDIGGGTTDFGILSLGDVVLSKSIKIAGDYFDKQIIDHVKLIHKLEIGLQTAEETKILLASLTGPYPTTEEGETLSYEAMGRDLITGLPRSTIIGAKEIREVLLNCFDPIKSVLLSTLEETPPELSGDLVDSGILLSGGCSQIPGLTTYIEEIAKVPVRLSEVPLTAVVDGCKKLLKMTSKYFYSEV from the coding sequence ATGGATAAAAACAATCTATCTGTTGGTATTGATCTCGGGACGTCGAACTTGCTTATCTATGTCGAAGGTCAAGGCACTCTCTTTAATGAGCCTTCGATTATTGCCATCGACAGGGCAACAAAGAAAGTCATCTGTGTAGGCAATGATGCTGCCAAGCTTGTGGGAAAAACCCATGATAAATTTGATGTAATCAGACCTCTCCAGGGGGGCGTGATTTCCGATATCAACCTGATTCAGGAAATACTTCTCTTTACACTCAACAGGATTTTTTCATCTGAAATCGGTGTAATAAAAAAACTCGTCATTTGTATCCCTTCAGAAATTACAAACACGGAAAAAGAAGCAATTGTCGAACTCGGGCATAACCTGGGAATTGAGAATACGATCATCGAGCAAGAGATCAAGGCCGCCGCCTTGGGTTCCGGGATCGATATTTTTGCCCCGAAGGGCTATATGATTGTGGATATCGGGGGTGGTACCACCGATTTCGGCATTCTTTCGCTAGGTGATGTGGTTTTATCCAAATCGATCAAAATTGCCGGCGATTATTTCGACAAACAGATTATAGACCATGTCAAACTGATCCATAAGCTGGAAATCGGTTTGCAGACCGCAGAAGAAACAAAAATCCTGCTTGCTTCCCTTACAGGTCCCTATCCTACAACCGAGGAGGGGGAAACCCTTTCCTATGAAGCAATGGGCCGGGATTTGATCACAGGGTTGCCCCGCAGTACGATCATCGGAGCAAAGGAAATCAGGGAAGTCTTGCTCAACTGTTTTGACCCCATCAAATCCGTGTTGCTTTCGACCCTCGAGGAAACTCCTCCTGAGCTTTCCGGAGATTTGGTAGATTCAGGGATTCTTCTTTCGGGAGGATGTTCCCAGATTCCTGGCTTGACAACGTATATCGAAGAAATTGCAAAAGTACCGGTTCGCCTCTCAGAGGTTCCTCTTACTGCAGTAGTCGATGGATGTAAGAAGTTGCTGAAAATGACAAGCAAATACTTCTATAGCGAAGTATAG
- a CDS encoding uracil-xanthine permease family protein, with the protein MNDKTADISIDNIFCLDGRVPLGKAIPFGLQHVLAMFVANLVPIIIVAGAANLSVEQRSMLIQNAMFIAGIGTMVQLYPVWRIGSRLPMVMGVSFTFVSILCYVGATYGYGAVVGSVIVGGLFEGTLGLFAKYWRKIISPIVAASVVTAIGFSLFVVGANSFGGGVGSADFGSSQNLMVATVSLVSCLAFGSLAKGFYKQLSVLFGLVVGYVLAIILGMVDFSPVSSSTLFSLPHLLPFKPVFNISAILTTGVIFLVSATETIGDTTAMVAMGLDRDPNDREISGSLACDGFCSTVSGLFGCTPITSFSQNVGLVAMTKVVNRFTLGTGALCMIIAGLFPPIGAFFATLPDAVLGGCTIMLFGQIVVSGIRMISKCGFTQRNNTIVALSLCIGLGFTSVPAIFSVFPKMVSEVLANNSVALVFVVSIFLNLVLPKDMEQGN; encoded by the coding sequence ATGAATGACAAAACCGCAGATATCAGTATTGATAATATTTTTTGCCTGGATGGCCGTGTGCCGTTGGGGAAAGCAATCCCTTTTGGGCTTCAACATGTGCTTGCAATGTTTGTGGCAAACCTGGTCCCCATCATCATTGTAGCAGGAGCGGCCAATCTATCGGTTGAACAGCGGAGTATGTTGATTCAGAATGCAATGTTCATTGCCGGAATAGGAACCATGGTCCAGTTATACCCTGTATGGCGTATCGGATCGCGCCTTCCTATGGTCATGGGAGTAAGTTTCACTTTCGTCTCCATCCTTTGCTATGTAGGTGCTACCTATGGGTATGGTGCAGTAGTCGGATCTGTTATCGTTGGCGGCCTGTTTGAAGGAACCCTCGGGCTGTTTGCAAAATATTGGAGAAAAATCATTTCCCCTATCGTTGCTGCCAGTGTAGTGACTGCCATCGGGTTCTCTTTGTTTGTAGTTGGTGCAAATTCCTTTGGAGGCGGGGTCGGCAGTGCAGATTTTGGCTCCTCGCAAAACCTTATGGTCGCGACTGTTTCCTTGGTCAGTTGTCTGGCTTTCGGTTCCCTGGCAAAGGGGTTCTATAAGCAATTGTCCGTTCTTTTCGGTCTAGTGGTAGGATATGTACTTGCCATCATTCTGGGAATGGTAGACTTTTCACCCGTTTCCTCCAGCACCTTATTCTCTTTGCCCCATTTATTGCCCTTTAAGCCGGTTTTTAATATAAGTGCTATTCTCACGACAGGAGTAATTTTTTTGGTTTCAGCCACTGAAACTATCGGTGACACTACTGCTATGGTTGCAATGGGCCTCGACCGCGATCCCAATGACCGTGAGATTTCCGGTTCCTTGGCCTGTGACGGTTTCTGCAGCACGGTTTCAGGTCTTTTTGGTTGTACCCCGATTACTTCCTTCAGTCAGAACGTCGGGCTGGTAGCCATGACTAAGGTCGTCAACCGCTTTACGTTGGGCACTGGTGCCCTCTGCATGATTATCGCAGGTTTGTTTCCGCCCATAGGGGCCTTCTTTGCAACGCTTCCCGATGCTGTTCTCGGTGGATGTACCATTATGCTATTCGGGCAGATTGTAGTCAGTGGTATTCGAATGATCAGCAAATGCGGTTTTACCCAGCGAAATAATACCATTGTTGCCCTTTCTCTCTGCATCGGGCTTGGGTTTACCTCAGTTCCTGCTATTTTCTCGGTATTCCCGAAAATGGTGAGTGAAGTGTTGGCCAATAACAGTGTTGCCTTGGTCTTCGTCGTTTCCATTTTCCTCAATCTTGTATTGCCAAAGGACATGGAACAGGGCAACTAG
- a CDS encoding metal ABC transporter ATP-binding protein codes for MSENNPMPDVSLPGKPPVVLRFSQVGFSYGNLAVLAGVNFHIHEGEFIAMVGPNGSGKTTLLKLLLGLEQPDSGSIKLLDESPKHARNQIGYVPQHVTYDPTFPITVREVVCMGRVLATSYKKTKGDDEATMQALAQVDLADVADRPYSELSGGQRRRVLVARALVAKPRMLILDEPTANMDSESEIRLFKTLGKLKGKTTILIVTHDMSMVSSLTDRVFCIGGHHPSGKGRTVVQHVLEPVSHTPEDIYGGKVMRVLHDVEIPSDTCENPIQGAGDE; via the coding sequence ATGAGTGAAAACAATCCAATGCCTGATGTTTCTTTGCCTGGGAAACCCCCTGTAGTGCTTCGGTTCTCGCAGGTAGGGTTTTCCTATGGAAATCTTGCTGTGCTTGCAGGGGTCAATTTTCATATCCACGAAGGTGAGTTTATCGCCATGGTCGGTCCCAATGGTTCCGGTAAAACAACCCTGTTGAAATTACTTTTAGGCCTGGAGCAACCTGACAGTGGCAGTATCAAGCTACTGGACGAAAGTCCGAAACATGCCAGGAACCAAATAGGGTATGTTCCCCAGCATGTAACGTATGACCCTACCTTTCCGATTACCGTGCGAGAGGTAGTGTGCATGGGAAGGGTGCTCGCTACCTCCTATAAAAAGACAAAAGGTGATGATGAGGCAACGATGCAGGCCCTGGCCCAGGTAGATCTCGCAGATGTGGCTGATAGACCCTATAGCGAGCTTTCGGGAGGCCAGCGCAGAAGGGTTTTGGTTGCCCGCGCCCTTGTGGCAAAACCTAGGATGTTGATCCTTGATGAACCTACGGCAAATATGGACAGCGAGAGTGAGATTCGTCTGTTCAAAACCTTGGGGAAACTCAAAGGGAAAACCACTATTCTCATTGTTACCCATGATATGAGTATGGTCTCTTCGCTTACCGACAGGGTTTTTTGTATCGGGGGCCATCATCCTTCAGGTAAAGGCAGAACTGTGGTCCAACATGTATTGGAACCGGTTTCCCATACTCCTGAAGATATATACGGGGGGAAGGTGATGAGGGTACTGCATGATGTCGAGATTCCTTCCGACACCTGCGAAAATCCGATACAAGGAGCAGGTGATGAATAG